One Desulfobulbus propionicus DSM 2032 DNA segment encodes these proteins:
- a CDS encoding GGDEF domain-containing protein, which produces MSHRILIINHRLNIAQLPADFTGKFEFITVADGRTGLVQLALEDQWCGMLVACELPDMGLLDFLNQAVTLTQAIPLLLVPDDHLPAALHLANSRSLFRVVPESTSGEILATILLDTARQFGLVLQEQELWERIDLMTVIDPLTGCLSRPHLEELLKKELRRSLRYTHPLAVILCDIDGLKGVNESLGHRVGDQILAGFARMAMESIRRDIDTITRWGEDEFLLVLPETPIRGGALVASRLRERFAGLNCAANGHLVSCTASFGVAGFTPEIAERNASPDDLLLIASRCLMQAKAAGGNQVLCCP; this is translated from the coding sequence ATGTCGCACCGCATCCTGATTATCAACCATCGTTTGAATATTGCCCAGCTTCCCGCTGACTTCACGGGAAAATTCGAGTTTATCACCGTCGCCGACGGCCGGACGGGGCTGGTCCAATTGGCCCTGGAGGATCAATGGTGCGGGATGCTGGTGGCTTGTGAACTGCCCGACATGGGCCTGCTTGATTTTCTCAACCAGGCGGTCACCCTCACCCAGGCCATCCCCTTGCTGCTGGTCCCCGACGATCATCTGCCCGCCGCCCTGCACCTGGCCAACAGCCGCTCCCTGTTCCGGGTGGTGCCGGAATCGACCTCCGGTGAGATCCTGGCCACCATCCTCCTCGACACCGCCCGCCAGTTTGGCCTGGTCCTGCAGGAACAGGAATTGTGGGAGCGAATCGACCTGATGACCGTGATCGATCCGCTCACCGGCTGCCTGAGCAGGCCGCACCTGGAGGAACTGCTCAAGAAGGAGCTGCGCCGGTCGTTGCGCTACACCCACCCGCTTGCGGTCATCCTCTGCGACATCGACGGCCTCAAGGGGGTCAACGAGTCCTTGGGCCACCGCGTCGGCGATCAGATCCTGGCCGGATTCGCCCGCATGGCCATGGAATCCATTCGTCGGGATATCGACACCATCACCCGTTGGGGCGAGGACGAATTCCTGCTGGTCCTCCCGGAAACGCCCATCCGTGGCGGCGCCCTGGTGGCCAGCCGGCTGCGCGAACGGTTCGCTGGTCTCAACTGTGCGGCGAACGGCCATCTGGTCAGCTGCACCGCCAGTTTCGGGGTGGCCGGATTCACCCCGGAGATCGCCGAGCGCAACGCCTCTCCGGACGACCTGCTGCTGATTGCCAGCCGCTGCCTGATGCAAGCCAAGGCGGCCGGCGGCAATCAGGTGTTGTGCTGCCCCTGA
- a CDS encoding HP0495 family protein, with product MQNVSGCKPDIQYPCRWQYRLIGEDRAAIMAAIHASVDVTTCVIAEGNVSSGGRYLSINLEITVGDEAERLRLYQCFAGHPAIRVVL from the coding sequence ATGCAAAACGTCAGTGGCTGCAAGCCGGACATCCAATATCCCTGCCGGTGGCAGTACCGGTTGATTGGCGAGGACCGGGCTGCCATCATGGCGGCCATCCATGCCTCGGTGGACGTGACAACCTGCGTCATCGCCGAGGGCAACGTCAGTTCCGGCGGTCGCTATCTCAGTATCAATCTGGAAATCACGGTCGGCGACGAGGCCGAACGGCTGCGGTTGTATCAGTGTTTTGCCGGGCATCCGGCCATACGGGTAGTGTTATGA